A genomic segment from Streptomyces sp. NBC_00459 encodes:
- a CDS encoding DMT family transporter — MCYEIDSGIVAPMSRLSAPKPTTPAPAPTHTPTSTSAQAGRRPALDWRIRFGVLSLIWGFSFLLIKVGTQGFAPFQVTFGRLLFGTAVLVAALAVKRERLPRGARTWGHLAVAAFLLNALPFSLFAYAELTIPSTLAGICNATSPLWGMALSLVALSEDRPTRVRVAGLGLGFIGVLTVLGAWQGFHGLDASGTALALLASLSYPVGWIYVRRTLAGASHSHLSLSGAQLLLATLQLAVVTALFTGIPDGLPVGPLLAIVALGALGTGVAMLLQYGLVAETGPTTAQMVTYFIPVIATVAGVTLLGETLTWSTPVGAAVVLAGAALTQAGSRTGPRYRRSGPRT, encoded by the coding sequence TTGTGCTACGAGATCGACTCCGGGATCGTGGCACCCATGAGCCGCCTCAGCGCCCCGAAGCCCACGACACCAGCACCCGCTCCCACGCACACACCCACATCCACGTCCGCCCAGGCCGGTCGCCGCCCCGCCCTCGACTGGCGCATCCGCTTCGGTGTGCTGTCCCTGATCTGGGGCTTCAGCTTCCTGCTGATCAAGGTCGGCACACAGGGCTTCGCACCGTTCCAGGTCACCTTCGGCCGACTGCTTTTCGGTACGGCGGTTCTGGTGGCGGCACTTGCAGTGAAGCGGGAGCGGCTGCCGCGCGGCGCGCGCACGTGGGGGCACCTCGCGGTCGCCGCGTTCCTGCTGAACGCGCTGCCGTTCTCGCTGTTCGCGTACGCGGAGCTGACGATCCCGTCCACACTCGCCGGCATCTGCAACGCGACCTCGCCGCTGTGGGGCATGGCCCTGTCCCTGGTCGCACTCTCGGAGGACCGTCCGACGCGGGTGCGGGTGGCCGGTCTCGGCCTGGGCTTCATAGGTGTGCTGACCGTCCTCGGCGCCTGGCAGGGCTTCCACGGCCTGGACGCGTCGGGCACGGCACTGGCGCTGCTGGCCTCGCTCAGCTACCCGGTCGGCTGGATCTACGTCCGCCGCACACTGGCGGGCGCCAGCCACTCCCATCTGTCCCTCAGCGGTGCTCAGTTGCTGCTGGCCACCCTGCAACTGGCCGTGGTCACAGCACTGTTCACCGGGATACCCGACGGCCTCCCCGTCGGGCCGCTGCTCGCGATCGTCGCGCTCGGCGCACTGGGCACAGGCGTAGCGATGCTGCTGCAGTACGGCCTGGTCGCCGAGACGGGCCCGACGACCGCCCAGATGGTCACGTACTTCATCCCGGTCATCGCCACGGTCGCGGGCGTCACCCTGCTCGGCGAGACCCTGACCTGGTCGACCCCGGTGGGCGCGGCGGTGGTGCTGGCCGGGGCGGCACTCACCCAGGCAGGTTCCCGCACCGGCCCCCGCTACCGCAGGTCCGGGCCTCGGACGTAG
- a CDS encoding LysR family transcriptional regulator: MLNLERLRTLDALARHGSVSGAAEGLHVTTSAVSQQMSKLEREVGQQLLAKNGRGVRLTDAGRLLADHAARILSQVELAQSDLEAQRGQVVGELRLSAFPTAARGLFPAALAALRAEHPGLRLRSCELEPEAGVAGVVRGDLDLAVVLDWYNKPMPLPDGLVKAAILDDPADVAMPVAHPLAERSEVDLGEFAEDEWITWGEGEFCHEWLMFTLRSKGVEPCVGHRAAETHTQLALVAAGLGVCIAPLLGRDPVPAGVVTVPLRQRVRRHVYVVWRADADRRPSIRAAVEALRVAGRGVGG; this comes from the coding sequence ATGTTGAACCTGGAGCGCCTGCGCACCCTCGACGCCCTCGCCCGGCATGGCTCGGTCAGCGGGGCGGCCGAGGGGCTGCATGTGACGACGTCGGCCGTCTCGCAGCAGATGTCAAAGCTGGAGCGGGAGGTGGGGCAGCAGCTCCTCGCCAAGAACGGGCGGGGCGTGCGGCTCACCGACGCCGGGCGGCTGCTCGCGGACCATGCCGCACGCATCCTCTCCCAGGTCGAGCTGGCCCAGTCCGATCTGGAGGCGCAACGCGGGCAGGTGGTGGGCGAGTTGCGGCTGTCGGCGTTCCCTACCGCAGCGCGCGGACTGTTCCCGGCCGCGCTCGCGGCCCTGCGTGCGGAGCATCCCGGGTTGCGGTTGCGCTCGTGCGAGCTGGAACCGGAGGCCGGGGTCGCCGGGGTGGTGCGCGGCGACCTGGATCTGGCGGTCGTGCTCGACTGGTACAACAAGCCGATGCCGCTGCCCGACGGTCTGGTGAAGGCGGCGATCCTCGACGATCCGGCGGACGTGGCGATGCCGGTCGCTCATCCGCTGGCCGAGCGGAGCGAGGTGGACCTCGGGGAGTTCGCCGAGGACGAGTGGATCACCTGGGGCGAGGGCGAGTTCTGCCACGAGTGGCTGATGTTCACGCTGCGTTCCAAGGGCGTCGAGCCGTGCGTCGGTCATCGTGCGGCGGAGACGCATACGCAACTGGCGTTGGTCGCGGCGGGACTTGGTGTGTGCATCGCGCCGCTGCTGGGCCGTGATCCGGTGCCTGCCGGAGTCGTCACCGTTCCGCTGCGGCAGCGTGTGCGGCGGCACGTGTACGTGGTCTGGCGTGCGGATGCCGACCGGCGGCCGTCGATTCGTGCGGCGGTCGAGGCGCTGCGGGTGGCGGGGCGGGGGGTCGGGGGGTGA
- a CDS encoding pyridoxamine 5'-phosphate oxidase family protein, whose protein sequence is MSGTTQDAQSTEHAVQETTPTAPQGDHQPSRTPPVGTYAPTDRTVPTRSANRASYDKESVHAILDEGYVCHLGFVRDGAPVVLPTLYARLGERLYVHGSTGSRPLRMTGRPDPGLPVCLTVTHVDALILARSAFHHSINYRSVVVHGIAHQVTDPDEKRLALDVLVDNVVAGRSADSRPANAKELAATAVIRIDLTEVSAKTRTGGVNDEPEDLTLPHWAGVIPLRKGYEAPVADKELTPGTELPDYLSAH, encoded by the coding sequence ATGTCGGGGACCACACAGGACGCGCAGAGCACGGAGCACGCCGTACAGGAAACGACGCCGACGGCACCGCAGGGTGACCACCAGCCATCCCGGACACCCCCCGTCGGCACCTACGCCCCGACCGACCGCACGGTCCCGACCCGCTCGGCCAACCGGGCTTCGTACGACAAGGAGTCGGTGCACGCGATCCTCGACGAGGGGTATGTGTGCCACCTCGGCTTCGTCCGTGACGGCGCACCGGTCGTGCTGCCGACGCTGTACGCGCGGCTCGGCGAGCGCCTCTATGTGCACGGCTCGACGGGCTCGCGCCCGCTGCGGATGACCGGTCGGCCCGACCCCGGCCTGCCGGTCTGCCTGACGGTCACGCACGTCGACGCGCTGATCCTGGCCCGGTCCGCCTTCCACCACTCGATCAACTACCGCTCGGTGGTCGTCCACGGCATCGCCCATCAGGTGACCGACCCGGACGAGAAGCGTCTGGCCCTGGACGTCCTGGTCGACAACGTCGTGGCCGGCCGCTCTGCCGACTCGCGGCCCGCCAACGCCAAGGAACTGGCCGCCACCGCCGTGATCCGCATCGACCTCACCGAGGTCTCCGCGAAGACGCGCACGGGCGGGGTGAACGACGAGCCCGAGGACCTCACGCTCCCCCACTGGGCCGGCGTGATCCCCCTGCGCAAGGGTTACGAAGCCCCGGTCGCCGACAAGGAGTTGACACCCGGCACCGAGCTCCCCGACTACCTCAGTGCCCACTGA
- a CDS encoding FMN-binding negative transcriptional regulator, with translation MLIHPWDAPRDDAEWQQWLAAHDFGQLAVNGLPGEAPYVQPLHFAYDAERAEAVTHLARPNPIWPALERNPVVLLSVVDDYTFVPGPWQAAPDVPSEHGTPTSLYAAVQLRCTAHVVDDPAEKAALLNRQVSHFQPEGGSARVAATEAPYGRMLAGIRGIRLEVTDVRAKFKYAEKRPTEVQDRIAAGLAARGGPRDAGALAVQRRRRGL, from the coding sequence ATGCTGATCCACCCGTGGGACGCGCCGCGCGACGACGCGGAATGGCAACAGTGGCTGGCCGCCCACGACTTCGGCCAGCTCGCCGTCAACGGCCTGCCCGGCGAGGCGCCGTACGTCCAGCCGCTGCACTTCGCGTACGACGCCGAGCGCGCCGAGGCGGTGACCCATCTGGCCCGCCCCAACCCGATCTGGCCCGCGCTGGAAAGGAACCCGGTCGTCCTGCTCAGCGTGGTCGACGACTACACGTTCGTCCCGGGACCGTGGCAGGCCGCGCCGGACGTTCCGTCCGAGCACGGGACCCCGACGAGCCTCTACGCGGCGGTCCAACTCCGCTGCACCGCCCACGTCGTGGACGACCCGGCGGAGAAGGCCGCCCTGCTCAACCGCCAGGTGAGCCACTTCCAGCCGGAAGGCGGCTCGGCGCGGGTCGCGGCGACCGAGGCGCCGTACGGGCGGATGCTCGCCGGTATCCGCGGCATCAGGCTCGAAGTGACGGACGTACGGGCCAAGTTCAAGTACGCCGAGAAGAGGCCGACGGAGGTCCAGGACCGTATCGCGGCAGGGCTGGCGGCGCGGGGCGGCCCACGGGACGCGGGGGCGCTGGCGGTTCAGCGGCGCAGGCGGGGGCTGTAG
- a CDS encoding aminotransferase class I/II-fold pyridoxal phosphate-dependent enzyme, with protein sequence MLGEYPIEGRGAAEISASVERAVGAGELEPGQLLPPMRELAERLGVNPNTVAAAYRTLRERGVIETHGRRGSRVRSKPATTGREYIRVEVPSGVRDVAHGNPDPALLPSLAAAFAAAGEQGDRTPVLYGDATVEPELARIARADLDADGVPDGPIGVTSSALDGIERVLAVHLKPGDTVAVEDPGWGGLLDLVPALGLRMVPVGVDDEGPLAEDVRQALAAGARALIVTDRAQNPTGAVLSATRARALRSVLREHPEILLIEDDHGYRIVDQPLHPLAGVTRHWAFVRSVAKAYGPDLRLAVLTGDAVTVDRVLGRQRLGPGWVSRLLQRAVVRLWADGALDARAVASAYGRRRDALIDALAQRGIAARGRSGLNVWIPVPDETGAVARLLHAGWAVAPGARFRMNAPSGIRVTVATLTRAETGPLADAIASAVGPASARTYV encoded by the coding sequence GTGCTAGGAGAATATCCGATCGAAGGTCGGGGCGCAGCAGAGATTTCCGCGAGCGTGGAACGCGCTGTGGGTGCCGGGGAGCTGGAACCCGGTCAACTGCTGCCACCCATGCGGGAGTTGGCGGAGCGGCTCGGGGTGAATCCCAACACCGTCGCCGCCGCCTATCGCACGCTGCGTGAACGCGGGGTCATCGAGACCCATGGGCGGCGAGGCAGCCGGGTGCGCTCCAAACCGGCCACCACCGGGCGCGAGTACATCCGGGTGGAGGTGCCGTCCGGTGTGCGGGACGTCGCGCACGGCAACCCCGATCCGGCACTGCTGCCGTCACTCGCGGCGGCGTTCGCGGCGGCGGGCGAGCAGGGCGACCGGACTCCGGTGCTCTACGGGGACGCCACCGTGGAACCGGAGTTGGCCCGCATCGCCCGCGCCGACCTCGACGCGGACGGTGTGCCGGACGGGCCCATCGGAGTCACCTCCAGTGCGCTGGACGGCATCGAGCGTGTCCTCGCCGTACACCTCAAGCCCGGTGACACCGTCGCCGTCGAGGACCCCGGGTGGGGTGGGCTGCTGGACCTGGTGCCGGCGCTCGGGCTGCGCATGGTCCCGGTGGGCGTCGACGACGAGGGGCCGCTCGCCGAGGACGTACGGCAGGCGCTGGCCGCCGGGGCGCGGGCGCTGATCGTCACGGACCGGGCGCAGAACCCGACCGGGGCCGTGTTGAGCGCCACGCGCGCGCGAGCCCTGCGTTCCGTGCTCCGCGAGCACCCCGAGATCCTGCTCATCGAGGACGACCACGGCTACCGGATCGTCGACCAGCCCCTTCACCCGCTGGCAGGGGTCACCCGGCACTGGGCGTTCGTCCGCTCGGTCGCCAAGGCGTACGGCCCCGATCTGCGCCTCGCCGTCCTCACGGGGGACGCCGTCACCGTCGACCGGGTCCTGGGGCGGCAGCGACTCGGGCCGGGCTGGGTCAGCCGGCTGCTGCAACGGGCCGTCGTGCGGCTGTGGGCCGATGGCGCGCTGGACGCGCGCGCGGTGGCCTCGGCGTACGGGCGGCGCCGGGACGCGCTGATCGACGCGCTCGCGCAGCGCGGGATCGCGGCCCGTGGCCGCAGCGGACTGAACGTGTGGATCCCCGTCCCGGACGAGACCGGCGCGGTCGCCCGGCTGCTGCACGCAGGCTGGGCCGTCGCCCCCGGAGCGCGCTTCCGGATGAACGCCCCGTCCGGTATCAGGGTGACCGTCGCGACGCTCACCCGGGCGGAGACGGGTCCCTTGGCGGACGCGATTGCCTCGGCGGTGGGACCGGCGTCGGCGCGGACCTACGTCTGA